A single genomic interval of Demequina sp. NBRC 110054 harbors:
- a CDS encoding TetR/AcrR family transcriptional regulator, translated as MTETAARRRGDTRARIQAVALERFTDNGYDQTSLREIAEDLGVTKAALYYHFKTKEEILDSLLAQASTQIEELVSWMKAGPSTRERRLELIRRLGDITFGVPGEVLRCVQQNEVALRNLDGTTNLVHDLKVRLWEAAQPEDATVAERLRVRMAIMTVLIANKPGSDLGGTVEERAAAAQEIAADLVP; from the coding sequence ATGACAGAGACCGCCGCCCGCCGCCGGGGAGACACCCGCGCGCGCATCCAGGCCGTCGCGCTCGAGCGGTTCACCGACAACGGCTACGACCAGACCTCCCTGCGCGAGATCGCCGAGGATCTCGGGGTCACGAAGGCCGCGCTGTACTACCACTTCAAGACCAAGGAGGAGATCCTCGACTCCCTCCTGGCGCAGGCCTCCACGCAGATCGAGGAGCTCGTCTCGTGGATGAAGGCGGGCCCTTCCACGCGCGAGCGGCGACTCGAGCTCATCCGACGACTGGGCGACATCACGTTCGGCGTTCCTGGCGAGGTGCTGCGCTGCGTGCAGCAGAACGAGGTCGCCCTGCGCAACCTCGACGGCACCACCAACCTGGTGCACGACCTCAAGGTGCGCCTGTGGGAGGCCGCCCAGCCCGAGGACGCGACGGTCGCCGAGCGCCTCCGCGTCCGCATGGCGATCATGACGGTCCTCATCGCGAACAAGCCCGGCAGCGACCTCGGCGGCACCGTCGAGGAGCGCGCCGCCGCCGCGCAGGAGATCGCCGCCGATCTGGTGCCGTAG
- a CDS encoding MFS transporter encodes MDTTPDPRRWWGLAAIGLAQLMVVLDMTIVNIALPTAQADLGISDADRQWVITAYTLAFGGLLLLGGRLGDVMGRKRTLIVGLAGFAVASAFGGLSQTFAMLIIARALQGVFAALLAPAALSMLNVTFTDARERARALGVYGAIAGGGAAIGLILGGALTQYVDWRWTLTVNVPIAVVAIIGASLFLRDHRVEGIRTRLDVPGALLVTGGVLAIVYGLSEAEQDGWTSALVLSMFALGAVLLAAFVLVERRTPHALLPLHLLRDRNRVGALTVVGLTQIGMFGVFLFLTYYLQGVQGFSPMRTGVAFLPMVLGMMTGAVGISARLLPRVGPRRLMVPGTLLATGALLFLTQIEVGSSYWVHVMPGLLFLGLGMGMTFMPSMATATGGVRGTDAGVVSATLNTTQQVGGSIGIALLNTVAANVTADWIADHGSTTAGELAEAAVQGFTTAMWISVGAVLLASVAAAILVNMRPTAHGESHGDAEGEIAPADIDAAVAVTAAALEEGSADKR; translated from the coding sequence ATGGACACCACCCCCGATCCCCGCCGCTGGTGGGGACTCGCCGCGATCGGGCTCGCGCAGCTCATGGTCGTGCTCGACATGACCATCGTGAACATCGCACTCCCCACCGCGCAGGCCGACCTCGGCATCTCCGACGCCGACCGCCAGTGGGTCATCACCGCGTACACGCTCGCGTTCGGCGGACTGCTGCTGCTCGGAGGCCGGCTCGGCGACGTGATGGGGCGCAAGCGCACCCTGATCGTCGGCCTCGCGGGCTTCGCCGTGGCCTCCGCGTTCGGAGGGCTGTCGCAGACCTTCGCGATGCTGATCATCGCCCGCGCGCTGCAGGGAGTGTTCGCCGCGCTGCTCGCACCGGCCGCGCTGTCGATGCTCAACGTCACCTTCACCGACGCCCGCGAGCGGGCCCGCGCGCTCGGCGTCTACGGCGCGATCGCTGGAGGAGGCGCCGCGATCGGCCTCATCCTCGGCGGCGCGCTCACGCAGTATGTCGACTGGCGCTGGACGCTCACCGTCAACGTGCCCATCGCTGTGGTCGCGATCATCGGGGCGTCGCTGTTCCTACGCGACCACCGCGTCGAGGGCATCCGCACCAGGCTCGACGTCCCTGGCGCACTGCTCGTCACCGGCGGTGTCCTCGCGATCGTCTACGGCCTGAGCGAGGCGGAGCAGGACGGTTGGACCTCCGCGCTCGTGCTGTCGATGTTCGCGCTCGGCGCGGTGCTGCTCGCGGCCTTCGTCCTGGTCGAGCGCCGCACCCCGCACGCGCTGCTGCCGCTGCACCTGCTGCGCGACCGCAACCGCGTCGGCGCCCTCACGGTCGTCGGCCTCACCCAGATCGGTATGTTCGGCGTCTTCCTCTTCCTCACCTACTACCTGCAGGGCGTCCAGGGCTTCTCGCCCATGAGGACCGGTGTCGCGTTCCTCCCGATGGTGCTCGGCATGATGACCGGCGCCGTCGGTATCTCGGCGAGGCTCCTGCCGCGCGTCGGCCCGCGCCGCCTCATGGTGCCCGGCACGCTGCTCGCGACCGGTGCGCTGCTGTTCCTCACGCAGATCGAGGTCGGCTCGTCGTACTGGGTGCACGTGATGCCTGGCCTGCTGTTCCTGGGCCTCGGCATGGGCATGACGTTCATGCCGTCGATGGCGACCGCGACCGGCGGCGTGCGGGGCACGGACGCGGGCGTCGTGTCCGCGACGCTCAACACGACCCAGCAGGTCGGCGGATCCATCGGGATCGCGCTGCTCAACACGGTCGCGGCGAACGTCACCGCCGACTGGATCGCCGACCACGGGTCCACGACCGCGGGAGAGCTCGCCGAGGCCGCGGTGCAGGGCTTCACGACCGCGATGTGGATCTCGGTGGGCGCGGTGCTGCTCGCCTCGGTCGCCGCCGCGATCCTCGTCAACATGCGTCCCACCGCCCATGGCGAGAGCCACGGCGACGCTGAGGGCGAGATCGCCCCGGCGGACATCGATGCGGCGGTTGCCGTCACGGCCGCCGCTCTCGAGGAGGGCAGCGCCGACAAGCGCTAG
- a CDS encoding heavy metal translocating P-type ATPase — protein MDGWLRRNLEMIVLVVSGVLLAGGGVAWFVDMDDAARWLWIAGTVLGLVFALAATVQAAAQKRPTVDVIAVLALAGALAVDEPLAGAIITLMLATGQVLEAMADARARRELSLLTARAPRTARRVTADGLEEISVDEVRVGDRLLVRPGEVVPVDGRLAQDSTFDESALTGEPLPVGRPAGEDVRSGVVNVGGPAELLTTTTAETSTYAALVRLVQEAQGISAPFVRTADRWAVAFVPLTLVLAGAAWALAGDPVRAVAVLVVATPCPLLLAAPIAIVSGLSRAARLGVVIKGGGALEQLARGRVVVVDKTGTLTRGRPELADIVTAPGCEDDAALAFAASVDQLSAHVLAGPIVEAARARGLSLTMPTDVDETHGQGVAGTVDGHRVRVGRLTWLAGPSPAPWVRRVRKRADLDGSALSLVEVDGEVAAALLLRDPIRPDAPRMVRALRTAGVTRIVLATGDRADVGATVGRIVGVDQVLADCTPQDKLNALAHERHHGATVMVGDGINDAPALAAADVGVALAARGATASSEAADVVLTVDRIDALADAMAVAARSRRIALQAVGVGMGLSLIAMVAAALGYLPVVAGAALQEVIDLLAIAIALRAVLPGRVHSVTLSDEDRATLAALHEEHDSVAPLVERLATVADSLDAHDPDITEVSRLVHALETELLPHERADEERLVPLVARARGTDEAVAALSRTHAEIEHQVGRMRRLLDFIDGDPEPDDIVELRRMLYGLYGVLRLHNAQEDEDAFSLMPTHA, from the coding sequence ATGGACGGCTGGCTGCGGCGCAACCTCGAGATGATCGTGCTGGTCGTCTCGGGCGTCCTGCTGGCCGGGGGCGGCGTCGCCTGGTTCGTCGACATGGACGATGCGGCACGCTGGCTGTGGATCGCCGGCACCGTTCTCGGGCTCGTCTTCGCGCTCGCGGCCACCGTGCAGGCTGCCGCTCAGAAGCGGCCGACGGTCGACGTCATCGCGGTGCTCGCCCTCGCGGGCGCCCTCGCCGTCGACGAGCCTCTCGCGGGCGCGATCATCACCCTCATGCTCGCCACGGGGCAGGTCCTCGAGGCGATGGCAGACGCTCGGGCGAGGCGCGAGCTGAGCCTCCTCACCGCCCGCGCACCGCGGACGGCCAGGCGTGTGACGGCTGACGGGCTCGAGGAGATCTCGGTCGACGAGGTCCGCGTCGGCGACCGCCTGCTGGTCCGCCCCGGCGAGGTGGTCCCGGTCGACGGTCGACTCGCGCAGGACTCCACGTTCGACGAGTCCGCGCTCACCGGCGAGCCGCTCCCCGTCGGGCGACCCGCGGGCGAGGACGTGCGCTCGGGCGTCGTGAACGTCGGCGGACCCGCCGAGCTGCTCACCACGACGACCGCCGAGACCTCGACATACGCCGCGCTCGTGCGCCTCGTCCAGGAGGCGCAGGGCATCTCGGCGCCGTTCGTGCGCACGGCCGACCGGTGGGCGGTCGCGTTCGTGCCGCTTACCCTCGTGCTCGCCGGAGCCGCCTGGGCGCTCGCGGGCGACCCGGTGCGCGCCGTCGCGGTGCTCGTGGTCGCGACCCCGTGCCCCCTCCTGCTCGCCGCCCCGATCGCGATCGTCTCGGGCCTGTCCCGCGCCGCCCGGCTCGGCGTCGTCATCAAGGGCGGAGGCGCGCTCGAGCAGCTCGCGCGCGGACGCGTGGTCGTCGTCGACAAGACCGGCACTTTGACACGGGGTCGCCCCGAGCTGGCCGACATCGTCACGGCGCCAGGGTGCGAGGACGATGCGGCGCTCGCCTTCGCGGCCTCGGTCGACCAGCTCTCGGCCCACGTCCTCGCCGGCCCGATCGTCGAGGCGGCGCGCGCCCGCGGGCTGAGCCTGACGATGCCCACGGACGTCGACGAGACCCACGGCCAGGGAGTGGCGGGGACCGTCGACGGGCATCGCGTCCGCGTGGGTCGGCTCACGTGGCTCGCAGGCCCCTCTCCCGCGCCGTGGGTGAGGCGCGTGCGCAAGCGCGCTGACCTCGACGGTTCCGCGCTCTCGCTCGTCGAGGTCGACGGCGAGGTCGCCGCCGCGCTGCTGCTGCGCGACCCCATCCGTCCCGACGCGCCCCGCATGGTCCGGGCCCTGCGCACGGCCGGCGTCACCCGCATCGTCCTGGCGACCGGGGACCGGGCGGACGTCGGCGCGACCGTCGGGCGCATCGTCGGCGTGGACCAGGTGCTCGCCGACTGCACTCCCCAGGACAAGCTGAACGCCCTCGCCCACGAGCGGCACCACGGCGCGACCGTCATGGTGGGCGACGGGATCAACGACGCTCCTGCGCTCGCCGCCGCCGACGTCGGCGTGGCACTCGCGGCGAGGGGAGCGACCGCATCGTCCGAGGCCGCGGACGTGGTCCTCACCGTGGACCGTATCGACGCGCTCGCGGACGCGATGGCGGTCGCGGCCCGCTCGCGCCGCATCGCGCTTCAAGCGGTCGGGGTCGGGATGGGTCTGTCGCTCATCGCGATGGTCGCGGCCGCGCTCGGCTACCTGCCCGTCGTCGCCGGCGCCGCGCTCCAGGAGGTGATCGACCTGCTTGCGATCGCGATCGCGCTCCGGGCGGTGCTGCCGGGTCGTGTCCACAGCGTCACGCTGAGCGACGAGGACCGCGCGACCCTCGCGGCGCTGCACGAGGAGCACGACAGCGTCGCCCCTCTCGTGGAACGGCTCGCGACCGTCGCCGACTCGCTCGACGCGCACGACCCCGACATCACCGAGGTCTCTCGCCTCGTGCATGCGCTCGAGACCGAGCTGCTGCCGCACGAGCGGGCCGACGAGGAGCGGCTCGTCCCCCTCGTCGCGCGGGCGAGGGGGACGGATGAGGCGGTCGCGGCGCTGAGCCGCACGCACGCCGAGATCGAGCACCAGGTGGGCCGGATGCGCAGGCTGCTCGACTTCATCGACGGCGACCCCGAGCCCGACGACATCGTCGAGCTGCGGCGCATGCTCTACGGTCTCTACGGCGTGCTGCGGCTGCACAACGCGCAGGAGGACGAGGACGCGTTCAGCCTCATGCCGACCCACGCGTGA
- a CDS encoding FAD-dependent oxidoreductase, protein MKLLEAGRIGTMELKNRVFMAPMGTTTEPDGSFHERSIRYYEERALGGFGLIITGANQVTTEYEQKACNIIGSEHSQERIAELANRIHAAGAKLCIQLTPGLGRMQLPFAAEVAPLAASAVESYWFPGLMCEPLSVEQIQHLVAKMGEGAAVAKAAGADSVEIHGYGGYLIDQFSSELWNKREDEYGGDLEGRMKFGLDIVKSVREAVGPDFPILYKYTPYHGVPGGRELEEGLAQTRLIQESGIDALHVDMGCYEAWYKAIPTVYQPQALQSWLAAEVKKIATVPVLTTGKLNDPGVAEKVLADGKGDFIGLGHGALAEPDWVNKVAENKAYDITPCIGCNECLFSGFKGGHYVCAVNPRCYAEDMNPMEPVAAPTRALVLGGGPGGMEFALTAAERGIEVELWEKGPRLGGTLFAAGGPSFKSDVKDYAEVMVNRTLASNVKVKTMKDGTAEEILLGGWDKVVLATGARHTMPPIPGIESASVVKANDVLTGRAGYGKRVVVIGAGLVGCEAAAMMAQTADKVTVVEMEEKILATVEHCRNNELALAQLLEDSDLEFVTGARVAQIADDGLTYSKDGAETTIDADTVVIAAGYTPNDELLARLEGKIDVSVIGDAVEADSILSAVHGGFQLARTLGTDLPLLTAANLAGTEPVATD, encoded by the coding sequence ATGAAGCTGCTTGAGGCAGGACGCATCGGCACCATGGAGCTCAAGAACCGCGTGTTCATGGCTCCCATGGGCACCACCACCGAGCCTGACGGCTCGTTCCACGAGCGGTCGATCCGCTACTACGAGGAGCGGGCCCTCGGCGGCTTCGGCCTCATCATCACCGGCGCCAACCAGGTGACCACCGAGTACGAGCAGAAGGCCTGCAACATCATCGGTAGCGAGCACTCTCAGGAGCGCATCGCCGAGCTCGCGAACCGCATCCACGCGGCTGGCGCCAAGCTGTGCATCCAGCTCACCCCCGGCCTGGGCCGCATGCAGCTCCCGTTCGCGGCCGAGGTCGCGCCGCTCGCCGCCAGCGCCGTCGAGTCCTACTGGTTCCCGGGCCTCATGTGCGAGCCGCTCAGCGTCGAGCAGATCCAGCACCTCGTCGCGAAGATGGGGGAGGGCGCCGCGGTCGCGAAGGCCGCGGGTGCCGACTCCGTGGAGATCCACGGCTACGGCGGCTACCTGATCGACCAGTTCTCCTCGGAGCTGTGGAACAAGCGCGAGGACGAGTACGGCGGCGACCTCGAGGGCCGCATGAAGTTCGGCCTCGACATTGTGAAGTCCGTGCGCGAGGCGGTCGGCCCCGACTTCCCGATCCTGTACAAGTACACGCCGTATCACGGCGTCCCCGGCGGCCGCGAGCTCGAGGAGGGCCTCGCGCAGACGCGCCTCATCCAGGAGTCCGGCATCGACGCCCTGCACGTCGACATGGGCTGCTACGAGGCCTGGTACAAGGCGATCCCGACCGTGTACCAGCCCCAGGCGCTGCAGTCGTGGCTCGCGGCCGAGGTCAAGAAGATCGCGACCGTGCCCGTGCTCACGACCGGCAAGCTCAACGACCCCGGCGTCGCCGAGAAGGTCCTCGCGGACGGCAAGGGCGACTTCATCGGCCTCGGCCACGGCGCGCTCGCCGAGCCCGACTGGGTCAACAAGGTCGCCGAGAACAAGGCGTACGACATCACGCCGTGCATCGGCTGCAACGAGTGCCTGTTCTCGGGCTTCAAGGGCGGTCACTACGTGTGCGCCGTGAACCCGCGCTGCTACGCCGAGGACATGAACCCGATGGAGCCCGTGGCGGCTCCCACCCGCGCGCTCGTGCTCGGAGGCGGCCCCGGCGGCATGGAGTTCGCGCTCACCGCTGCGGAGCGCGGCATCGAGGTCGAGCTGTGGGAGAAGGGTCCGCGACTGGGCGGCACGCTCTTCGCGGCCGGTGGCCCGTCGTTCAAGTCCGACGTCAAGGACTACGCCGAGGTGATGGTGAACCGCACCCTCGCCTCGAACGTCAAGGTCAAGACCATGAAGGACGGCACCGCCGAGGAGATCCTCCTGGGCGGCTGGGACAAGGTCGTGCTCGCGACCGGCGCCCGCCACACGATGCCCCCGATCCCGGGCATCGAGAGCGCCTCCGTCGTCAAGGCCAACGACGTCCTCACCGGGCGTGCGGGCTACGGCAAGCGGGTCGTCGTGATCGGTGCCGGACTCGTGGGCTGCGAGGCTGCCGCGATGATGGCCCAGACCGCCGACAAGGTCACCGTGGTCGAGATGGAGGAGAAGATCCTCGCGACCGTCGAGCACTGCCGCAACAACGAGCTCGCGCTCGCGCAGCTGCTCGAGGACTCGGACCTGGAGTTCGTGACCGGTGCGCGCGTCGCGCAGATCGCGGACGACGGCCTCACCTACAGCAAGGACGGGGCCGAGACCACGATCGACGCCGACACGGTCGTGATCGCCGCCGGCTACACGCCGAACGACGAGCTGCTCGCGAGGCTCGAGGGCAAGATCGACGTCTCCGTCATCGGTGACGCGGTCGAGGCCGACAGCATCCTGTCCGCGGTGCACGGCGGCTTCCAGCTCGCCCGCACGCTCGGCACCGACCTGCCGCTGCTCACCGCGGCGAACCTCGCAGGCACGGAGCCCGTCGCGACGGACTGA
- a CDS encoding lycopene cyclase family protein: MDSRLLRADAAIVGVGAAGLSLLAHLGRAGWRGTVVVVDDGATPLAERNWAWWSTGEGLLDAHATVVHGRARVAGQDWTRDLDLAPYAYRTITGEDLRAFATAPGESVHAVEWVAGTATGMRRHREGVEVEARAPDGSRVLIRSPQVFDSVGLAVPGHAVAGPHLDFLGWGVWSDRDIFTRDLVTFMDFRTAQDRGVAFMHVLPTSARVALVERTVFASGGAEGEIDHEPHLLRYLDEVLGAPDAEWSVVQGGTIPLDVPARSVPGVAGLTLLGSPAGAVKASTGYAFARIQAHSARIAAAMVQDAARARDDARGADDATPAGGGEAPARGDGVDVRGPASSRWYARLDRALLTAVREDPDGARRVLEELLLRATPEQLLRFLDEDLPLRQQLSLGARLPYSVFPRAYGRTFAGRTRL, encoded by the coding sequence ATGGACTCTCGCCTGCTGCGCGCCGACGCGGCGATCGTGGGTGTCGGCGCGGCCGGGCTGTCCCTGCTCGCGCACCTGGGACGCGCCGGATGGCGCGGCACGGTCGTGGTCGTCGACGACGGCGCGACGCCTCTGGCCGAGCGCAACTGGGCATGGTGGTCCACCGGTGAGGGTCTGCTCGACGCGCACGCGACCGTGGTGCATGGACGCGCGCGCGTCGCGGGGCAGGACTGGACGCGCGACCTGGACCTCGCCCCGTACGCGTACCGCACGATCACCGGCGAGGACCTCCGCGCCTTCGCGACCGCCCCGGGAGAGTCCGTGCACGCGGTGGAGTGGGTCGCCGGCACCGCCACAGGCATGCGAAGGCACAGGGAGGGCGTCGAGGTCGAGGCGCGTGCTCCCGACGGCAGCCGCGTGCTGATCAGGTCGCCGCAGGTCTTCGACAGTGTCGGGCTCGCGGTCCCGGGGCATGCGGTGGCGGGGCCGCACCTGGACTTCCTCGGCTGGGGCGTGTGGTCCGATCGCGACATCTTCACAAGGGATCTCGTGACCTTCATGGACTTCCGCACGGCCCAGGACCGCGGAGTCGCCTTCATGCATGTCCTGCCGACATCCGCTCGGGTCGCACTCGTCGAGAGGACCGTGTTCGCGAGCGGCGGCGCGGAGGGCGAGATCGATCACGAGCCCCATCTGCTGCGCTACCTCGACGAGGTCCTCGGGGCGCCGGACGCCGAGTGGTCCGTGGTCCAGGGGGGCACCATCCCGCTGGACGTCCCCGCTCGATCGGTGCCGGGAGTCGCGGGGCTCACGCTCCTCGGCAGCCCCGCGGGCGCCGTCAAGGCGAGCACCGGCTACGCCTTCGCGCGCATCCAGGCGCACAGCGCGAGGATCGCGGCCGCGATGGTCCAGGACGCGGCGAGGGCGAGGGACGATGCGAGGGGTGCGGACGATGCGACGCCCGCCGGGGGAGGGGAGGCGCCAGCGCGAGGCGACGGCGTCGACGTCCGGGGACCCGCATCGTCCCGGTGGTACGCCCGGCTCGACCGTGCACTCCTCACCGCCGTGCGCGAGGACCCTGACGGCGCGCGCCGCGTCCTCGAGGAGCTGCTGCTGCGCGCCACGCCCGAGCAGCTGCTGAGGTTCCTCGACGAGGACCTGCCGCTGCGACAGCAGCTGAGCCTCGGCGCGCGGCTCCCGTACTCCGTCTTCCCGCGCGCGTACGGGAGGACCTTCGCGGGCCGCACGCGGCTCTGA
- a CDS encoding nitrate/nitrite transporter, translated as MTETPERVPRAAWFVMAAAISAYFLAVVHRTALGVAGVEALERFDIQATGLAMLSVAQIATYAALQLPAGAMLDRFGAKRMIVSGSLVMALGQLMLAFSDDYLMAFGARILLGAGDAPVFIAACRLVAHWFPPRRAPIMVQVTGFVGQTGQLATAIPVAWMLAAFGWTAAFAALAGIGLVVALIAAIGVREPPGAGPGRRDPMVAEGPGSEGAVAGPERERFVSQVRLAMSPAGTRLGFWTHFTSLFSANTLALLWGVPFFVTAQGLSRAEASALLTVLTIAKMVAGPLAGAYTARHPLRRSWMVLGSATATLLAWIVLLIPSTPRPMWELMIFMAIVGAGGPVSLIGMDYARTFAPKAQLGTATGFVNMGGFVSTIVSVLLVGLVLQVASPDGASVYTLDQYRLAFAALLIPWVLGVASILRNRRLTRAEMAAAGVVVPPLRDALRKGRRL; from the coding sequence ATGACCGAGACCCCAGAGCGCGTTCCCCGCGCCGCCTGGTTCGTCATGGCCGCGGCGATCTCCGCGTACTTCCTGGCAGTCGTGCACCGGACGGCCCTCGGTGTGGCCGGAGTCGAGGCTCTCGAGCGGTTCGACATCCAGGCGACGGGACTCGCGATGCTCTCCGTCGCGCAGATCGCGACGTACGCCGCGCTGCAGCTGCCCGCGGGCGCGATGCTGGACCGCTTCGGCGCGAAGCGCATGATCGTCTCAGGCTCGCTCGTCATGGCGCTCGGTCAGCTGATGCTCGCCTTCTCCGACGACTACCTCATGGCCTTCGGGGCCCGCATCCTGCTCGGCGCCGGCGACGCTCCCGTGTTCATCGCGGCGTGCCGACTCGTCGCCCACTGGTTCCCGCCCAGGAGGGCGCCGATCATGGTCCAGGTCACGGGCTTCGTCGGCCAGACGGGTCAGCTCGCGACCGCGATCCCGGTCGCTTGGATGCTGGCCGCCTTCGGCTGGACGGCTGCCTTCGCCGCGCTCGCAGGCATCGGGCTGGTGGTCGCGCTGATCGCCGCGATCGGTGTGCGCGAGCCTCCCGGAGCTGGTCCTGGCCGTCGCGATCCGATGGTCGCGGAGGGGCCGGGATCGGAGGGCGCCGTCGCGGGACCCGAGCGGGAGAGGTTCGTGTCCCAGGTGAGGCTCGCGATGAGCCCCGCGGGCACACGGCTCGGCTTCTGGACGCACTTCACGAGCCTGTTCTCCGCGAACACGCTCGCGCTGCTGTGGGGAGTGCCGTTCTTCGTCACAGCCCAGGGGCTGTCTCGCGCGGAGGCCTCGGCGCTGCTCACGGTGCTGACGATCGCCAAGATGGTCGCCGGTCCCCTCGCGGGCGCCTACACCGCGCGCCATCCCCTGCGGCGCAGCTGGATGGTGCTCGGCTCCGCGACTGCGACGCTGCTCGCGTGGATCGTGCTGCTGATCCCCTCCACGCCTCGCCCGATGTGGGAGCTCATGATCTTCATGGCGATCGTGGGTGCGGGGGGTCCCGTCTCGCTCATCGGCATGGACTATGCGCGCACGTTCGCGCCGAAGGCACAGCTCGGCACCGCGACGGGCTTCGTCAACATGGGCGGCTTCGTGTCGACCATCGTGTCGGTGCTGCTCGTCGGGCTCGTGCTCCAGGTCGCGTCGCCGGACGGGGCCTCGGTCTACACGCTCGACCAGTACCGGCTCGCGTTCGCGGCGCTGCTGATCCCGTGGGTCCTGGGCGTGGCCAGCATCCTGCGCAACCGTCGGCTCACGCGCGCCGAGATGGCTGCCGCGGGTGTCGTCGTGCCCCCGCTGCGGGATGCCCTGCGCAAGGGGCGTCGGCTCTGA
- a CDS encoding methyl-accepting chemotaxis protein gives MSFLRTPGVVAQIQAATLGGAVVTGVVAVVSVIGIGSLQQVRDSELEQSVPYVMGLQSIALSAKAAANDERGYLLTADQEFATEVLERFETIDGIIEDSRALAADDDQLAALDELAAELTTWEDALEAEFALYLTDPDTAVETALNDNRALRKVYEETLAEMIADGEARIAEGQGFAAQVQQLRIVMAALGVLAFVAGATAGWFLSRRIKRAVTTQVEGLTALADGDLAHRVPVTSSDEFGQMAAALNTSGERLSAALGAVAQSANTVLMTSEQLRSTASSISEDATKSAQLTSTAAGTSQRVSQDVQAVATGAEELGSAIAEIARNAGDAAEVAAHAREVTARTTEQIARLGASSTQIGSVVQIINQIAEQTNLLALNATIESARAGEAGKGFAVVAGEVKDLAGETARATKDIVSQVQAIQVDTEAAVAAIAEISEVVERIQNYQGTIASAVEEQASVTTEMNRGLGDVATGSGEIAGTVDSVAHDAEEFMAAAATTLQGVEALDTQVSELRAVVGNFRF, from the coding sequence ATGTCCTTCCTTCGCACCCCAGGCGTCGTCGCCCAGATCCAGGCAGCCACGCTCGGCGGCGCCGTCGTCACCGGCGTCGTCGCCGTCGTCTCCGTCATCGGCATCGGCTCCCTCCAGCAGGTGCGCGACTCCGAGCTCGAGCAGTCGGTGCCCTACGTCATGGGCCTGCAGTCGATCGCGCTGTCCGCGAAGGCGGCTGCGAACGACGAGCGCGGCTACCTGCTGACCGCGGACCAGGAGTTCGCGACCGAGGTGCTCGAGCGCTTCGAGACGATCGACGGGATCATCGAGGACTCGCGCGCGCTCGCCGCGGATGACGACCAGCTCGCCGCTCTCGACGAGCTCGCAGCCGAGCTCACGACCTGGGAGGACGCGCTCGAGGCGGAGTTCGCCCTGTACCTCACCGACCCCGACACCGCGGTCGAGACGGCGCTGAACGACAACCGTGCCCTGCGCAAGGTCTACGAGGAGACGCTGGCGGAGATGATCGCCGACGGTGAGGCACGCATCGCCGAGGGTCAGGGCTTCGCCGCGCAGGTCCAGCAGCTCCGGATCGTGATGGCCGCTCTCGGAGTGCTCGCCTTCGTTGCGGGAGCGACCGCAGGATGGTTCCTGTCGCGCCGCATCAAGCGCGCGGTGACCACTCAGGTCGAGGGCCTCACCGCCCTGGCTGACGGGGATCTGGCGCACCGTGTCCCTGTCACCTCGTCGGACGAGTTCGGCCAGATGGCGGCCGCGCTCAACACCTCTGGCGAGCGCCTGTCCGCGGCGCTCGGCGCCGTCGCCCAGTCCGCGAACACCGTCCTCATGACCTCGGAGCAGCTCCGCTCCACCGCGTCGTCGATCTCGGAGGACGCGACCAAGTCGGCACAGCTGACCTCGACCGCAGCCGGCACGTCTCAGCGAGTGAGCCAGGACGTGCAGGCGGTCGCGACCGGAGCCGAGGAGCTCGGCTCCGCGATCGCCGAGATCGCCCGCAACGCGGGAGACGCCGCCGAGGTCGCCGCCCACGCTCGCGAGGTCACCGCACGCACCACGGAGCAGATCGCGCGGCTCGGCGCATCCTCGACGCAGATCGGCTCGGTGGTCCAGATCATCAACCAGATCGCGGAACAGACCAACCTTCTCGCTCTCAACGCGACCATCGAGTCGGCGCGCGCAGGCGAGGCGGGCAAGGGGTTCGCGGTGGTCGCGGGCGAGGTGAAGGACCTCGCCGGCGAGACCGCGCGTGCCACCAAGGACATCGTGAGCCAGGTCCAGGCGATCCAGGTCGACACCGAGGCGGCCGTCGCGGCGATCGCGGAGATCTCCGAGGTCGTCGAGCGCATTCAGAACTACCAGGGCACGATCGCGTCGGCCGTCGAGGAGCAGGCGTCGGTGACGACGGAGATGAACCGCGGCCTCGGCGACGTGGCCACGGGCTCCGGCGAGATCGCCGGCACGGTGGACTCGGTGGCTCACGATGCGGAGGAGTTCATGGCGGCTGCCGCCACGACGCTTCAGGGCGTCGAGGCGCTCGACACGCAGGTCAGCGAGCTGCGGGCCGTCGTAGGGAACTTCCGCTTCTGA